In Daucus carota subsp. sativus chromosome 4, DH1 v3.0, whole genome shotgun sequence, one DNA window encodes the following:
- the LOC108218570 gene encoding protein argonaute 1 isoform X1 encodes MRKATGGRDSYEHQEGSGGRGGGGRGGAQQQQQGGGRGWAPQQQQGGGRGWAPQQQQGGGYQGRGGGRGSQRGGMAPQQYYGGAPEQMYQQGRGAPQQQQQQRYGGPSEYNQMQGRGAQQQPQYQQQQQHQHYPQGRGTPPQRRGGGQGGFVPSTGGPSRPSGPDLHQAVQAPHQAGMLTQPMPYATSTVTESEASSSSSVPEPTPLQVTQQFQELSVQQEGSSSEIVGPPASSKALTFPLRPGRGTTGNRCIVKANHFFAELPNKDLHHYDVSITPEVTSRGVNRAVIKELVRLYQASLLDNRLPAYDGRKSLYTAGPLPFVSKEFKITLTDDDDGTGSARRQRDFKIVIKLASRANLHHLDMFLKGKQTDSPQEALQVLDIVLREMPTSRFCPVGRSFYDPAIGSKYPLGDGLESWRGFYQSIRPTQMGLSLNIDMSSTAFIEPLPVIDFVSQLLNRDVWSRALSDADRVKIKKALRGVKVEVTHRGNMRRKYRIIGLTSQATRELTYETNCIQLLLVANLNYASFNLCTLCLTFYFYYYFSFPVEEGGCVKSVVEYFRETYGFSIQYAQLPSLQVGNPQRPNYLPMEVCKISEGQRYTKRLNEKQITALLKVTCQRPMDREKDILKTVQYNSYGQDPYAKEFGIKISDRLASVEARILPPPRLKYHETGREQDCLPQVGQWNMMNKKMVGGAAVNYWICVNFARNVQERAAGGFCYELANMCNVSGMQFKPEPVLPAYNARSDQVERMLKSRIKEAMTTAKQGIDLLIAILPDNNGSLYGDLKRICETDLGVISQCCLAKHVFRMSKQYLANVALKINVKVGGRNTVLVDALSRRIPLVSDRPTIIFGADVTHPHPGEDSSPSIAAVVASQDWPEVTKYSGLVCAQAHRQEIIQDLYTTWQDPNKGPVHGGMIKELLMSFRRATGQKPQRIIFYRDGVSEGQFYQVLLYELDAIRKACAALEPNYQPPVTFVVVQKRHHTRLFANNHRDRNQVDRSGNILPGTVVDSKICHPTEFDFYLCSHAGIQGTSRPAHYHVLWDENKFSADGLQSLTNNLCYTYARCTRSVSIVPPAYYAHLAAFRARFYMEPDTSDTGSTATGAPAGRGMGAGRSTRAPVNAAVRPLPALKENVKRVMFYC; translated from the exons ATGAGGAAGGCAACAGGGGGAAGAGATTCTTATGAACACCAGGAAGGGAGTGGAGGCCGTGGTGGTGGCGGCCGTGGAGGAGCTCAGCAGCAGCAACAGGGTGGAGGTAGAGGTTGGGCTCCTCAGCAGCAGCAGGGTGGTGGTAGAGGTTGGGCTCCTCAGCAGCAACAGGGTGGTGGCTACCAAGGTCGTGGAGGTGGCCGTGGCAGCCAGCGTGGGGGGATGGCTCCTCAGCAATACTATGGAGGTGCACCTGAGCAAATGTATCAGCAGGGCAGGGGAGCACcccaacagcagcagcagcagcggTATGGAGGTCCTTCTGAGTACAATCAGATGCAAGGCAGGGGAGCGCAGCAACAGCCGCAGTACCAGCAGCAACAGCAGCATCAACACTATCCACAAGGAAGAGGAACACCACCACAACGCCGAGGTGGTGGCCAAGGAGGGTTTGTTCCATCTACTGGTGGACCTTCTAGGCCATCTGGCCCCGACCTACACCAAGCGGTCCAGGCTCCACATCAAGCAGGGATGCTGACCCAGCCCATGCCATATGCAACATCAACTGTGACTGAATCGGAGGCAAGTTCTTCATCATCTGTTCCTGAGCCCACTCCTTTGCAAGTGACCCAGCAATTTCAAGAGCTTTCTGTCCAGCAAGAAGGCTCTTCGAGTGAGATTGTTGGGCCACCAGCTTCAAGCAAAGCACTCACTTTTCCTCTTCGGCCCGGGAGGGGTACTACTGGTAACCGTTGTATTGTGAAGGCCAATCACTTTTTTGCAGAATTGCCAAACAAGGACCTGCACCATTATGAT GTATCCATCACTCCAGAGGTAACATCTCGTGGTGTCAACCGCGCAGTGATAAAAGAGCTGGTGAGGTTATACCAAGCATCTCTTCTGGACAACCGTCTTCCTGCATATGATGGTAGGAAGAGCTTATACACTGCAGGGCCTCTGCCTTTTGTATCAAAAGAGTTCAAAATTACTCtcactgatgatgatgatggaacTGGGAGTGCAAG AAGGCAAAGAGACTTCAAGATTGTGATTAAATTAGCTTCACGTGCTAATTTGCACCACCTGGACATGTTTTTGAAGGGGAAGCAGACTGATTCACCCCAAGAAGCACTTCAAGTACTGGATATTGTGCTTCGAGAAATGCCTACATCTAG GTTCTGTCCGGTTGGTCGATCATTTTATGATCCTGCTATTGGAAGTAAGTACCCATTGGGCGATGGACTGGAGAGCTGGCGGGGATTCTACCAGAGCATTCGCCCAACTCAGATGGGACTGTCATTGAACATAG ATATGTCATCAACTGCATTTATTGAACCACTGCCTGTAATCGATTTCGTCTCACAACTTTTGAACAGGGATGTTTGGTCTCGTGCTTTGTCCGATGCAGATCGTGTAAAG ATCAAGAAAGCCTTACGAGGCGTTAAAGTTGAAGTTACGCATAGGGGAAACATGCGGCGGAAGTATCGGATAATTGGCTTAACATCACAGGCAACACGCGAGCTGACGTATGAAACAAATTGTATACAATTACTATTAGTAGCTAATCTTAATTATGCATCATTTAACCTCTGCACATTATGTctgacattttatttttattactatTTCAGTTTCCCTGTTGAAGAAGGAGGGTGTGTAAAGTCAGTAGTGGAGTATTTCAGAGAGACCTACGGGTTCAGCATTCAATATGCTCAATTGCCTTCCCTGCAAGTTGGGAATCCACAAAGACCAAACTACTTGCCAATGGAG GTTTGCAAGATTTCGGAGGGACAAAGGTATACCAAGCGATTGAACGAGAAACAAATTACTGCCCTGTTGAAGGTTACTTGTCAGCGGCCTATGGATAGGGAGAAGGATATTTTAAAG ACTGTTCAGTATAATAGTTATGGTCAAGATCCTTATGCAAAGGAGTTCGGCATAAAAATTAGTGACAGGCTGGCTTCTGTTGAAGCTAGAATTCTGCCTCCTCCTCGG CTGAAATATCACGAGACAGGTCGTGAGCAGGATTGTCTTCCACAAGTTGGCCAGTGGAATATGATGAACAAG AAAATGGTCGGGGGGGCTGCAGTCAACTATTGGATATGTGTCAACTTTGCAAGAAATGTGCAAGAGAGAGCTGCTGGTGGGTTTTGTTACGAGCTTGCAAACATGTGCAATGTGTCGGGCATG CAATTCAAGCCTGAGCCTGTCCTCCCTGCGTACAATGCCCGTTCAGACCAAGTTGAAAGAATGTTAAAATCTCGGATTAAGGAGGCGATGACCACAGCCAAACAGGGGATTGATCTATTAATTGCAATTCTTCCTGACAACAATGGCTCCCTCTATG GTGATTTGAAGAGAATTTGTGAAACAGATCTTGGTGTTATTTCCCAGTGTTGCTTGGCAAAGCACGTATTTAGAATGAGCAAGCAATATCTTGCAAATGTGGCGttgaaaattaatgtaaaaGTAGGTGGAAGAAATACAGTCCTTGTTGATGCACTTTCACGGCGCATTCCTCTTGTTAGTGATAGGCCCACCATAATTTTTGGTGCTGATGTAACACATCCCCACCCTGGGGAAGATTCTAGTCCCTCAATAGCCGCG GTTGTTGCCTCCCAAGACTGGCCGGAGGTCACTAAATATTCTGGTCTAGTTTGTGCCCAAGCACATCGGCAGGAGATTATTCAAGATCTTTACACGACCTGGCAGGATCCTAATAAAGGGCCTGTGCATGGAGGAATGATAAA GGAACTACTCATGTCATTCCGTAGAGCAACTGGGCAAAAACCGCAGCGCATTATTTTCTACAG GGACGGTGTCAGTGAAGGGCAGTTCTATCAAGTTTTGCTGTACGAGCTTGATGCAATTCGCAAG GCATGTGCTGCTTTGGAGCCAAATTATCAGCCTCCGGTAACATTTGTTGTTGTTCAGAAGCGTCATCACACAAGATTGTTTGCCAACAACCATCGGGACCGTAATCAAGTTGACAGGAGTGGAAATATATTGCCTG GGACTGTGGTAGACTCCAAAATCTGCCACCCCACAGAGTTTGATTTCTACCTTTGCAGCCACGCAGGAATCCAA GGGACCAGCAGGCCTGCACATTATCATGTTCTTTGGGATGAAAACAAGTTTTCAGCAGATGGTTTGCAGTCTCTTACAAACAATTTGTGTTACAC ATATGCCCGGTGCACGCGATCTGTGTCGATTG TCCCACCTGCATACTATGCTCACCTCGCTGCATTTCGTGCACGTTTCTATATGGAGCCGGATACATCTGATACGGGTTCAACGGCAACTGGGGCACCTGCTGGAAGAGGAATGGGTGCTGGACGTAGCACACGTGCTCCAGTGAATGCTGCTGTGAGGCCCCTACCTGCATTGAAAGAGAATGTGAAGAGGGTGATGTTTTATTGTTAA
- the LOC108218570 gene encoding protein argonaute 1 isoform X2: MRKATGGRDSYEHQEGSGGRGGGGRGGAQQQQQGGGRGWAPQQQQGGGRGWAPQQQQGGGYQGRGGGRGSQRGGMAPQQYYGGAPEQMYQQGRGAPQQQQQQRYGGPSEYNQMQGRGAQQQPQYQQQQQHQHYPQGRGTPPQRRGGGQGGFVPSTGGPSRPSGPDLHQAVQAPHQAGMLTQPMPYATSTVTESEASSSSSVPEPTPLQVTQQFQELSVQQEGSSSEIVGPPASSKALTFPLRPGRGTTGNRCIVKANHFFAELPNKDLHHYDVSITPEVTSRGVNRAVIKELVRLYQASLLDNRLPAYDGRKSLYTAGPLPFVSKEFKITLTDDDDGTGSARRQRDFKIVIKLASRANLHHLDMFLKGKQTDSPQEALQVLDIVLREMPTSRFCPVGRSFYDPAIGSKYPLGDGLESWRGFYQSIRPTQMGLSLNIDMSSTAFIEPLPVIDFVSQLLNRDVWSRALSDADRVKIKKALRGVKVEVTHRGNMRRKYRIIGLTSQATRELTFPVEEGGCVKSVVEYFRETYGFSIQYAQLPSLQVGNPQRPNYLPMEVCKISEGQRYTKRLNEKQITALLKVTCQRPMDREKDILKTVQYNSYGQDPYAKEFGIKISDRLASVEARILPPPRLKYHETGREQDCLPQVGQWNMMNKKMVGGAAVNYWICVNFARNVQERAAGGFCYELANMCNVSGMQFKPEPVLPAYNARSDQVERMLKSRIKEAMTTAKQGIDLLIAILPDNNGSLYGDLKRICETDLGVISQCCLAKHVFRMSKQYLANVALKINVKVGGRNTVLVDALSRRIPLVSDRPTIIFGADVTHPHPGEDSSPSIAAVVASQDWPEVTKYSGLVCAQAHRQEIIQDLYTTWQDPNKGPVHGGMIKELLMSFRRATGQKPQRIIFYRDGVSEGQFYQVLLYELDAIRKACAALEPNYQPPVTFVVVQKRHHTRLFANNHRDRNQVDRSGNILPGTVVDSKICHPTEFDFYLCSHAGIQGTSRPAHYHVLWDENKFSADGLQSLTNNLCYTYARCTRSVSIVPPAYYAHLAAFRARFYMEPDTSDTGSTATGAPAGRGMGAGRSTRAPVNAAVRPLPALKENVKRVMFYC; the protein is encoded by the exons ATGAGGAAGGCAACAGGGGGAAGAGATTCTTATGAACACCAGGAAGGGAGTGGAGGCCGTGGTGGTGGCGGCCGTGGAGGAGCTCAGCAGCAGCAACAGGGTGGAGGTAGAGGTTGGGCTCCTCAGCAGCAGCAGGGTGGTGGTAGAGGTTGGGCTCCTCAGCAGCAACAGGGTGGTGGCTACCAAGGTCGTGGAGGTGGCCGTGGCAGCCAGCGTGGGGGGATGGCTCCTCAGCAATACTATGGAGGTGCACCTGAGCAAATGTATCAGCAGGGCAGGGGAGCACcccaacagcagcagcagcagcggTATGGAGGTCCTTCTGAGTACAATCAGATGCAAGGCAGGGGAGCGCAGCAACAGCCGCAGTACCAGCAGCAACAGCAGCATCAACACTATCCACAAGGAAGAGGAACACCACCACAACGCCGAGGTGGTGGCCAAGGAGGGTTTGTTCCATCTACTGGTGGACCTTCTAGGCCATCTGGCCCCGACCTACACCAAGCGGTCCAGGCTCCACATCAAGCAGGGATGCTGACCCAGCCCATGCCATATGCAACATCAACTGTGACTGAATCGGAGGCAAGTTCTTCATCATCTGTTCCTGAGCCCACTCCTTTGCAAGTGACCCAGCAATTTCAAGAGCTTTCTGTCCAGCAAGAAGGCTCTTCGAGTGAGATTGTTGGGCCACCAGCTTCAAGCAAAGCACTCACTTTTCCTCTTCGGCCCGGGAGGGGTACTACTGGTAACCGTTGTATTGTGAAGGCCAATCACTTTTTTGCAGAATTGCCAAACAAGGACCTGCACCATTATGAT GTATCCATCACTCCAGAGGTAACATCTCGTGGTGTCAACCGCGCAGTGATAAAAGAGCTGGTGAGGTTATACCAAGCATCTCTTCTGGACAACCGTCTTCCTGCATATGATGGTAGGAAGAGCTTATACACTGCAGGGCCTCTGCCTTTTGTATCAAAAGAGTTCAAAATTACTCtcactgatgatgatgatggaacTGGGAGTGCAAG AAGGCAAAGAGACTTCAAGATTGTGATTAAATTAGCTTCACGTGCTAATTTGCACCACCTGGACATGTTTTTGAAGGGGAAGCAGACTGATTCACCCCAAGAAGCACTTCAAGTACTGGATATTGTGCTTCGAGAAATGCCTACATCTAG GTTCTGTCCGGTTGGTCGATCATTTTATGATCCTGCTATTGGAAGTAAGTACCCATTGGGCGATGGACTGGAGAGCTGGCGGGGATTCTACCAGAGCATTCGCCCAACTCAGATGGGACTGTCATTGAACATAG ATATGTCATCAACTGCATTTATTGAACCACTGCCTGTAATCGATTTCGTCTCACAACTTTTGAACAGGGATGTTTGGTCTCGTGCTTTGTCCGATGCAGATCGTGTAAAG ATCAAGAAAGCCTTACGAGGCGTTAAAGTTGAAGTTACGCATAGGGGAAACATGCGGCGGAAGTATCGGATAATTGGCTTAACATCACAGGCAACACGCGAGCTGAC TTTCCCTGTTGAAGAAGGAGGGTGTGTAAAGTCAGTAGTGGAGTATTTCAGAGAGACCTACGGGTTCAGCATTCAATATGCTCAATTGCCTTCCCTGCAAGTTGGGAATCCACAAAGACCAAACTACTTGCCAATGGAG GTTTGCAAGATTTCGGAGGGACAAAGGTATACCAAGCGATTGAACGAGAAACAAATTACTGCCCTGTTGAAGGTTACTTGTCAGCGGCCTATGGATAGGGAGAAGGATATTTTAAAG ACTGTTCAGTATAATAGTTATGGTCAAGATCCTTATGCAAAGGAGTTCGGCATAAAAATTAGTGACAGGCTGGCTTCTGTTGAAGCTAGAATTCTGCCTCCTCCTCGG CTGAAATATCACGAGACAGGTCGTGAGCAGGATTGTCTTCCACAAGTTGGCCAGTGGAATATGATGAACAAG AAAATGGTCGGGGGGGCTGCAGTCAACTATTGGATATGTGTCAACTTTGCAAGAAATGTGCAAGAGAGAGCTGCTGGTGGGTTTTGTTACGAGCTTGCAAACATGTGCAATGTGTCGGGCATG CAATTCAAGCCTGAGCCTGTCCTCCCTGCGTACAATGCCCGTTCAGACCAAGTTGAAAGAATGTTAAAATCTCGGATTAAGGAGGCGATGACCACAGCCAAACAGGGGATTGATCTATTAATTGCAATTCTTCCTGACAACAATGGCTCCCTCTATG GTGATTTGAAGAGAATTTGTGAAACAGATCTTGGTGTTATTTCCCAGTGTTGCTTGGCAAAGCACGTATTTAGAATGAGCAAGCAATATCTTGCAAATGTGGCGttgaaaattaatgtaaaaGTAGGTGGAAGAAATACAGTCCTTGTTGATGCACTTTCACGGCGCATTCCTCTTGTTAGTGATAGGCCCACCATAATTTTTGGTGCTGATGTAACACATCCCCACCCTGGGGAAGATTCTAGTCCCTCAATAGCCGCG GTTGTTGCCTCCCAAGACTGGCCGGAGGTCACTAAATATTCTGGTCTAGTTTGTGCCCAAGCACATCGGCAGGAGATTATTCAAGATCTTTACACGACCTGGCAGGATCCTAATAAAGGGCCTGTGCATGGAGGAATGATAAA GGAACTACTCATGTCATTCCGTAGAGCAACTGGGCAAAAACCGCAGCGCATTATTTTCTACAG GGACGGTGTCAGTGAAGGGCAGTTCTATCAAGTTTTGCTGTACGAGCTTGATGCAATTCGCAAG GCATGTGCTGCTTTGGAGCCAAATTATCAGCCTCCGGTAACATTTGTTGTTGTTCAGAAGCGTCATCACACAAGATTGTTTGCCAACAACCATCGGGACCGTAATCAAGTTGACAGGAGTGGAAATATATTGCCTG GGACTGTGGTAGACTCCAAAATCTGCCACCCCACAGAGTTTGATTTCTACCTTTGCAGCCACGCAGGAATCCAA GGGACCAGCAGGCCTGCACATTATCATGTTCTTTGGGATGAAAACAAGTTTTCAGCAGATGGTTTGCAGTCTCTTACAAACAATTTGTGTTACAC ATATGCCCGGTGCACGCGATCTGTGTCGATTG TCCCACCTGCATACTATGCTCACCTCGCTGCATTTCGTGCACGTTTCTATATGGAGCCGGATACATCTGATACGGGTTCAACGGCAACTGGGGCACCTGCTGGAAGAGGAATGGGTGCTGGACGTAGCACACGTGCTCCAGTGAATGCTGCTGTGAGGCCCCTACCTGCATTGAAAGAGAATGTGAAGAGGGTGATGTTTTATTGTTAA